A genome region from Mycobacterium sp. IDR2000157661 includes the following:
- a CDS encoding ferredoxin, whose translation MRSGQVIHAEVDPRRCCGYQLCVDVAPSVFAINAAGKAELLARDIPADLEVNVRAAARECPSAAITVRASGSAQ comes from the coding sequence GTGAGGAGTGGACAAGTGATCCATGCGGAAGTCGATCCACGTCGGTGCTGCGGCTACCAGTTGTGCGTGGACGTCGCGCCAAGTGTCTTCGCTATCAACGCGGCTGGGAAGGCGGAATTATTGGCGCGCGACATTCCCGCTGATCTAGAGGTCAACGTCCGCGCGGCAGCACGCGAATGCCCGTCGGCAGCGATCACCGTACGTGCTTCCGGGTCCGCGCAATGA
- a CDS encoding ATP-binding protein: protein MSPARPDAAPAVKPIEVSADLKALMRRLKLGQLLDTLPERLALARTNRLPHHDFLELLFADEVTRRDRESAARRAKAAHLDPAMQLQAWDDSAAVAFDQQLWAELTSLRFLADAYNVLVMGPVGVGKTFLANALGHIAVRKHHSVHTERADKLFKRLRGARLDGSYEDEMRKLHRVDLLIIDDLALHRLEATETTDFYEIIVERHRAASTVITSNREPPEILTMMADPLLAQSAMDRLQSAAYELVVEGESYRQRQKPGTRKPAPPTSSD, encoded by the coding sequence ATGAGCCCCGCCCGTCCCGATGCCGCACCGGCGGTCAAGCCGATCGAGGTCTCCGCTGACCTCAAAGCCCTGATGCGTCGCCTCAAGCTCGGGCAGTTGCTCGACACGCTGCCCGAACGGCTGGCGTTGGCCCGCACCAACCGGCTGCCCCATCACGACTTCCTGGAGTTGTTGTTCGCCGACGAGGTCACCCGTCGTGACCGCGAATCCGCGGCCCGTCGCGCCAAGGCCGCCCACCTGGACCCGGCGATGCAGCTGCAGGCCTGGGACGACTCCGCTGCGGTGGCGTTCGATCAACAGTTGTGGGCCGAATTGACCTCACTGCGGTTTCTCGCCGATGCCTACAACGTGCTCGTCATGGGACCGGTCGGAGTGGGAAAGACGTTCCTGGCCAACGCTTTAGGGCACATCGCGGTACGCAAACATCACAGCGTGCACACCGAACGGGCCGACAAACTGTTCAAACGCCTACGCGGGGCACGACTGGATGGCAGCTACGAAGACGAGATGCGCAAACTGCACCGCGTCGACCTACTGATCATAGACGACCTGGCGCTGCACCGCCTGGAGGCCACCGAGACCACCGACTTCTACGAGATCATCGTCGAACGCCACCGCGCCGCCTCGACCGTCATCACTAGCAACCGCGAACCACCCGAGATCCTGACCATGATGGCCGACCCGCTGCTGGCCCAATCGGCGATGGACCGACTGCAATCAGCAGCCTACGAACTCGTCGTCGAAGGCGAGTCCTACCGGCAACGCCAGAAACCAGGGACACGAAAGCCGGCCCCTCCGACTTCGTCGGATTGA
- a CDS encoding ketopantoate reductase family protein, with protein sequence MGGYLANIGVDVTLVGRPAHAEAITRYGLRITGRRGDLVITDNLTAVDQTAKVTGHFDYLVLAVKGKDTAQALAEADGLRDFVSSALSVQNTVEKDATLAGWLGPDRVIGASTIEGGTLLEPGLVRNHLTAEVTAYFGELDGTSSARVDDLTAAFTNAGLPAKAVGNIEQVEWEKLAQIALAAAWSVTALGAIPDASVFEGMEVREGAMYFVALAKDLLGVYRAKGYEPMNFFAPLSRLKELDALPTADAIEFVIGQGRVMREKGNLGHPSMYEDVLRRRKTEVDFMLTPYLAAAQELGMDVPTLRVAYQIIKTVDRFLA encoded by the coding sequence TTGGGCGGATATTTGGCGAACATTGGCGTCGATGTCACCCTGGTCGGCAGGCCGGCGCACGCCGAGGCCATCACGCGCTACGGTCTCCGAATCACGGGCCGTCGGGGCGACCTGGTGATTACTGATAACTTGACGGCGGTCGACCAGACAGCAAAAGTTACGGGGCATTTCGATTACCTGGTGTTGGCGGTGAAGGGCAAAGATACCGCGCAGGCCCTGGCGGAGGCCGACGGGTTGCGTGATTTCGTGAGCAGCGCGTTGTCGGTGCAGAACACCGTCGAAAAGGATGCGACGCTCGCCGGGTGGCTTGGGCCCGACAGGGTGATCGGAGCCTCCACCATCGAGGGCGGCACCTTGCTCGAACCGGGCCTCGTCAGAAATCACCTTACAGCTGAGGTGACCGCTTACTTCGGCGAACTTGACGGAACATCTAGTGCGCGCGTCGACGACTTGACGGCTGCCTTCACCAACGCCGGCCTTCCTGCAAAGGCGGTAGGCAACATCGAGCAGGTCGAGTGGGAAAAGCTCGCCCAGATCGCGTTGGCGGCCGCGTGGTCGGTCACGGCGCTGGGCGCAATCCCTGACGCCTCGGTCTTCGAGGGCATGGAGGTGCGCGAGGGAGCGATGTACTTCGTCGCGCTGGCAAAGGACCTTCTTGGGGTCTACCGGGCGAAGGGTTACGAGCCGATGAACTTCTTTGCGCCTCTCTCCCGCCTGAAGGAACTCGATGCCCTTCCGACGGCCGACGCGATCGAGTTTGTCATCGGGCAAGGCAGAGTAATGCGCGAGAAGGGAAACCTGGGACACCCCTCGATGTACGAGGATGTTCTGCGACGACGTAAGACCGAGGTCGACTTCATGCTGACGCCTTATCTCGCCGCCGCTCAAGAACTGGGCATGGATGTACCGACACTGCGAGTCGCCTACCAGATCATCAAGACCGTCGACCGATTCCTGGCCTAG
- a CDS encoding dihydrodiol dehydrogenase: MTGDQGAATTIANEFAVVTVDKIFTRNGERLEIASPRLGFRIQLDPLELESLSWQTKESLSRFLEDPYGPGH; this comes from the coding sequence GTGACCGGCGACCAGGGTGCGGCGACGACCATCGCGAACGAGTTCGCCGTCGTCACCGTCGACAAAATCTTTACCCGCAATGGAGAGCGGTTGGAGATTGCCAGCCCCCGCCTCGGCTTCCGAATTCAGCTCGACCCGTTGGAACTTGAGAGTCTGTCATGGCAGACCAAGGAAAGCCTTTCGCGGTTTCTCGAGGACCCGTACGGTCCTGGCCATTGA
- the pcaDC gene encoding bifunctional 3-oxoadipate enol-lactonase/4-carboxymuconolactone decarboxylase PcaDC, which translates to MSNPPLTAIHLGGPDDGPLLLLGPSLGTTTATLWTGVAQRLVDHVRVVGWDLPGHGRGRRAHPFTIADLAAAVLVIADDLNVETFHYAGDSVGGCVGLQLLLDAPQRVSSATLLCTGAAIGTPDGWLARAATVRAGGVDTMLTGAAERWFAPGFVDREPGTASALLDALSHTDAESYAQVCEALAVFDVTDRLSEIGTPVLAVAGSADSPTPPESLRRIASDVKDGDLVVLEGVGHLAPAEAPERVAGLIAEIVGVPQPPSKTLEDVHRAGMAVRREVLGHAHVDRAVAGTTDLTADFQHMITQYAWGSIWTRPGLDFRSRSMITLTALVARGHHEELAMHLRAARRNGLSNDEIKELLLQTAIYCGVPDANSAFRIAAEVLPEFDEHPGAPS; encoded by the coding sequence ATGAGCAATCCGCCTCTCACCGCCATCCACCTCGGCGGACCCGACGACGGGCCGCTGCTTTTGCTGGGCCCCTCGCTGGGGACAACGACGGCCACCCTGTGGACAGGCGTGGCGCAACGACTGGTCGATCATGTGCGCGTAGTCGGATGGGACCTTCCCGGTCACGGCCGCGGCCGTCGGGCCCACCCGTTCACCATCGCCGACCTCGCGGCAGCGGTGCTGGTGATCGCGGACGACCTTAACGTGGAGACATTCCACTACGCCGGTGATTCGGTGGGTGGATGCGTCGGTCTGCAGCTGCTGCTCGATGCTCCGCAACGGGTCAGCTCGGCGACCCTGCTGTGCACCGGCGCCGCCATCGGCACCCCGGACGGCTGGCTCGCACGTGCCGCTACCGTCCGCGCCGGCGGTGTCGACACGATGCTGACCGGCGCGGCCGAGCGCTGGTTCGCGCCGGGCTTTGTCGACCGCGAGCCGGGGACCGCCTCGGCGCTGCTGGATGCCCTGAGTCACACCGATGCGGAGTCCTATGCGCAGGTATGCGAAGCGTTAGCAGTGTTTGATGTAACCGATAGGTTGTCCGAGATCGGCACTCCGGTCCTGGCCGTTGCGGGTAGCGCTGACAGCCCCACGCCGCCGGAATCGTTGCGGCGCATCGCCTCCGACGTAAAAGACGGAGACCTGGTGGTGCTCGAAGGCGTCGGACACCTGGCCCCCGCCGAAGCGCCGGAGCGCGTGGCCGGCCTCATCGCAGAGATCGTCGGTGTTCCGCAGCCCCCGAGCAAGACCCTCGAAGACGTGCACCGTGCAGGAATGGCGGTACGGCGGGAGGTGCTGGGCCATGCGCACGTCGACCGGGCAGTGGCCGGTACCACCGACCTGACCGCCGACTTCCAGCACATGATTACGCAGTATGCCTGGGGCAGCATCTGGACCCGCCCGGGTCTCGACTTCCGCAGCCGCTCGATGATCACGCTGACGGCGCTGGTCGCCCGCGGCCACCACGAGGAACTGGCGATGCACCTGCGGGCGGCCCGCCGGAACGGTCTGAGCAACGACGAGATCAAAGAGCTGCTCTTGCAAACCGCGATCTACTGCGGAGTTCCCGACGCCAACTCCGCCTTCCGCATAGCCGCCGAGGTCTTGCCGGAGTTTGACGAGCACCCAGGTGCGCCGTCATGA
- a CDS encoding AraC family transcriptional regulator produces MADGPKMAGSYFSRRETVCTEQLSAAEHLASEIFTPHRLRYSRRGQRLNARLSAARIGAVTVGYLRYGADVELVNSTALDDYHINVPLTSHADSWCGSATAQATPTQAAVFLPGRPAGIKWAADCGQLCVKFSRTDLEYELEGLLGRPAVRPLSIAHSMDLTAGSSRAWLALLSVLYREVARPESIVQHPMTGRHFEQLLMHGFLLAHPHYQAMALAADQHAAPPPKVLRTALDLIEEHPERSWTTTDLAREVGIGVRALQESFKRHVGLPPLTYLREVRLIRAHAELAASSEGAVTVARVAMKWGFGHLGRFSAEYRRKFGVTPQHTLRAT; encoded by the coding sequence ATGGCGGATGGGCCGAAGATGGCAGGATCGTACTTCAGCCGACGCGAGACCGTATGCACCGAACAGTTGAGCGCGGCCGAGCACCTCGCTTCGGAAATTTTCACACCGCACCGTCTCCGCTACTCCCGTCGAGGCCAGCGTTTGAATGCGCGGCTCAGCGCCGCACGAATCGGTGCTGTGACCGTTGGCTATCTTCGGTACGGTGCAGATGTCGAGCTCGTCAATTCGACTGCGCTCGATGATTACCACATCAACGTTCCCCTCACCAGCCACGCCGATTCGTGGTGCGGCTCAGCCACGGCCCAAGCGACGCCCACGCAGGCGGCGGTTTTCCTCCCAGGCCGTCCTGCCGGCATCAAGTGGGCCGCCGATTGTGGTCAGCTGTGCGTGAAGTTCAGCCGCACGGATCTGGAATACGAACTCGAGGGCTTGCTTGGACGACCTGCGGTTAGGCCGCTGAGTATCGCGCATAGCATGGATTTGACGGCGGGCAGCAGTCGTGCGTGGCTTGCGCTGCTATCGGTCTTATATCGGGAGGTCGCTCGCCCTGAGAGCATCGTGCAACATCCGATGACCGGGCGACATTTCGAACAGTTGCTCATGCATGGGTTTCTACTCGCCCACCCTCACTATCAGGCCATGGCGCTCGCCGCCGACCAACACGCAGCGCCGCCGCCCAAAGTACTCAGGACAGCTCTCGACCTAATCGAGGAGCATCCCGAACGGAGTTGGACGACAACCGATCTTGCTCGCGAGGTTGGTATCGGTGTCCGCGCTCTTCAAGAGAGCTTCAAGCGGCACGTCGGGCTTCCTCCGCTCACGTATCTGCGCGAAGTCCGGCTGATCCGTGCGCATGCAGAACTGGCGGCGTCGTCTGAGGGTGCCGTGACTGTTGCCCGCGTAGCGATGAAGTGGGGCTTTGGTCATCTGGGCCGCTTCAGCGCGGAGTATCGGCGCAAGTTCGGCGTCACTCCCCAACACACCTTGCGCGCTACCTGA
- the pcaH gene encoding protocatechuate 3,4-dioxygenase subunit beta, translating into MAALIDSNPDGAVASQPEISAEIGAIESAYQRAGVEETQPRLSYPPYRSSLLRHPTRDLHHADPEGVELWTPCFSERDVHPLEADLTVQHSGEPIGERLVVTGRVVDGAGRPVRRQLVEIWQANAGGRYIHKGDQHPSPIDPNFTGAGRCLTDEDGIYRFTTIKPGPYPWKNHRNAWRPAHIHFSLFGTEFTQRMVTQMYFPGDPLLGLDPIFQAIPDQKARSRLVASYDHELSTHEWATGYRWDVVLTGSARTPIENLGRGAHR; encoded by the coding sequence GTGGCAGCGTTGATCGACAGCAATCCCGACGGCGCCGTAGCGAGCCAGCCGGAGATCAGCGCGGAGATCGGTGCGATCGAGTCCGCCTACCAGCGTGCAGGGGTCGAGGAGACGCAGCCGCGCCTGAGTTATCCGCCTTACCGGAGCAGCCTGCTACGGCATCCGACAAGGGACCTTCACCACGCCGACCCGGAAGGGGTCGAGCTATGGACGCCGTGCTTCTCCGAACGCGACGTTCACCCGCTGGAGGCCGACCTCACCGTTCAGCACTCGGGTGAACCCATCGGCGAACGACTGGTGGTGACCGGCAGGGTCGTCGACGGCGCAGGGCGGCCGGTGCGGCGCCAGCTCGTCGAGATTTGGCAGGCCAACGCCGGCGGGCGTTACATCCACAAGGGGGATCAGCACCCGTCCCCAATCGACCCCAACTTCACCGGCGCCGGCCGCTGTCTGACCGACGAGGACGGCATCTACCGGTTCACCACGATCAAGCCGGGGCCGTATCCGTGGAAGAACCACCGCAACGCGTGGCGGCCCGCACACATCCACTTCTCGCTCTTCGGCACGGAATTCACGCAGCGAATGGTCACCCAGATGTACTTCCCGGGCGACCCGCTTCTCGGCCTTGATCCGATCTTCCAGGCGATCCCGGATCAGAAGGCGCGCAGCCGGCTGGTGGCCAGCTACGATCACGAACTCAGCACCCACGAATGGGCTACCGGCTACCGATGGGACGTCGTCCTGACCGGGTCGGCGCGCACCCCAATCGAGAACCTCGGCCGCGGAGCCCACCGCTGA
- a CDS encoding lyase family protein, translating into MIDLFWPGDDLAGDLMSDGAFLSAMVAVEQAWLDGLVDAGIAPRQARADLTILLADGDAATIARRAGADGNPVSALVLVLRERSAEPTARWVHRGLTSQDVVDTALMLCTRDVLIRLGDEFAIQVRALTELAETHRDTSALARTLTQAALPSTLGAKFARWLTGVLDAAEPIAGLMASLPAQVGGAVGSLAAATELAGSVEGAIALSDGLAATLRLAPTPPWHTTRWQVTRIGDALVSCCDAWGHIATDVTTGCRPEIGELAEGHGGGSSTLPHKNNPVRSVLIRRAALTAGPLGSILHTAAGATVDERSDGAWHTEWATLRTLARHTVVAAAHTSDLLSGLRVDPPRAAANLAAAESLLSEQRSMTELTGRAALPGYTGAADRLIDSTLGRACRFVKDAP; encoded by the coding sequence ATGATCGATCTGTTCTGGCCGGGCGACGATCTCGCGGGCGACCTGATGAGCGACGGCGCATTCCTGTCCGCGATGGTCGCGGTGGAACAAGCCTGGCTGGATGGACTCGTCGATGCGGGCATCGCGCCCCGGCAGGCGCGGGCGGACCTGACCATCCTGCTCGCCGACGGTGACGCCGCGACGATCGCCCGGCGCGCTGGCGCGGACGGCAATCCCGTCTCCGCCCTGGTGCTGGTGTTGCGGGAACGCTCGGCGGAACCAACGGCCCGCTGGGTGCACCGCGGGCTGACCAGTCAGGACGTCGTCGACACCGCACTGATGCTCTGCACGCGTGACGTCTTGATCCGCCTCGGCGACGAGTTCGCCATCCAGGTACGGGCGCTGACCGAACTGGCCGAAACTCACCGTGACACATCGGCACTCGCCCGCACGCTGACCCAGGCCGCACTGCCGAGCACCCTCGGCGCCAAGTTCGCCCGCTGGCTGACCGGTGTACTCGACGCCGCCGAGCCCATAGCGGGGCTGATGGCGTCGTTGCCGGCGCAGGTCGGTGGCGCGGTGGGATCGCTCGCAGCCGCAACCGAATTGGCCGGATCCGTCGAGGGGGCCATCGCTCTCAGTGACGGCTTGGCCGCCACGCTGCGGTTGGCGCCCACCCCGCCCTGGCATACCACCCGGTGGCAGGTCACCCGGATCGGCGACGCGCTGGTGAGCTGCTGCGACGCCTGGGGCCACATCGCCACCGACGTCACGACGGGCTGTAGGCCCGAGATCGGCGAGCTGGCTGAGGGGCATGGTGGCGGCTCGTCGACGCTGCCGCACAAGAACAACCCGGTCCGCTCGGTGCTGATCCGCCGCGCCGCGCTCACCGCCGGACCCCTTGGCAGCATCCTGCACACCGCCGCAGGCGCGACCGTCGACGAACGCTCCGACGGCGCTTGGCACACAGAATGGGCAACCCTGCGGACGCTGGCCCGCCACACCGTCGTCGCCGCCGCGCACACATCCGACCTCCTGTCCGGCCTCCGTGTCGACCCGCCGCGCGCCGCGGCCAATCTGGCCGCCGCCGAAAGCCTGCTTTCCGAACAGCGCTCGATGACCGAGCTGACAGGTCGTGCAGCGCTACCCGGCTACACCGGCGCCGCGGATCGGCTGATCGACTCGACACTCGGCCGGGCTTGCCGCTTCGTCAAGGACGCGCCATGA
- the pcaG gene encoding protocatechuate 3,4-dioxygenase subunit alpha, which yields MSTLLPATPGQTVGPFFGYALPFDRCNELVPPGSPNAVQLHGVVADADGRGLPDALLEIWQADADGSIPNASGSLHRDGWTFTGWGRATTDEAGRYTFTTVIPGVTEPVVAPFISITVFARGLLNRLFTRAYIPGEQLENDSLLNTLTPERRDTLIATRDQTGLRFDIQLQDTPDKPETVFLRYPGHQR from the coding sequence ATGTCCACGCTGCTGCCGGCCACCCCTGGCCAAACCGTCGGACCGTTCTTCGGTTATGCACTGCCCTTCGACAGGTGTAACGAGTTGGTGCCGCCCGGTTCGCCGAACGCTGTTCAGTTGCACGGCGTCGTCGCAGACGCCGACGGCCGGGGGTTACCCGACGCGCTGCTGGAGATCTGGCAGGCCGACGCCGACGGCAGCATCCCGAACGCCAGCGGCTCCCTGCACCGAGACGGCTGGACCTTCACCGGGTGGGGTCGTGCCACTACGGATGAAGCGGGGCGGTACACCTTTACCACCGTCATCCCCGGTGTCACCGAACCCGTTGTGGCGCCGTTCATCTCGATCACCGTGTTCGCCAGGGGACTGCTGAACCGGTTGTTCACCCGCGCCTACATTCCCGGCGAGCAATTGGAGAACGATTCGCTGCTGAACACGCTTACGCCCGAGCGTCGTGACACGCTCATCGCCACCCGCGACCAAACCGGTCTACGCTTCGACATCCAACTGCAGGACACCCCGGACAAGCCCGAGACGGTCTTTCTGCGTTACCCGGGCCACCAACGATGA
- a CDS encoding aromatic-ring-hydroxylating dioxygenase subunit beta — MVATVEQQLLLRCEMENFLFEEAELLNDGRFHDWLELCAEDIHYIVPVRVSRERANGDGNSTTMTHWDDDYAGLQLRVLRLDTEYAWAEDPPSRIRHHVSNVRVRPGAGTDEYDVRSNLLVFRNRGDSPQHDLISAERHDVIRRSEMGLQLASRRVVLDHAVVGTHNLANFF; from the coding sequence ATGGTAGCGACGGTCGAACAACAGCTTCTGCTCCGCTGTGAGATGGAGAACTTTCTGTTCGAAGAGGCGGAGCTGCTAAACGACGGCCGGTTTCACGACTGGCTAGAACTGTGCGCCGAAGATATCCACTACATCGTCCCGGTGCGCGTGAGCAGAGAACGCGCCAACGGCGACGGAAATTCGACGACCATGACCCACTGGGATGACGACTACGCGGGCTTGCAGCTGCGGGTGCTACGTCTGGACACCGAATACGCATGGGCAGAAGATCCGCCCTCACGGATCCGACACCACGTGTCGAATGTGCGGGTACGCCCCGGGGCAGGGACGGACGAATACGATGTCCGCTCCAACCTTCTCGTGTTCCGCAACAGGGGGGACAGTCCGCAGCACGACCTCATCTCTGCGGAGCGCCACGATGTCATCCGCCGCAGTGAGATGGGCCTGCAATTAGCGAGCCGACGGGTAGTGCTTGATCATGCCGTTGTCGGCACCCACAATCTGGCTAACTTCTTCTAA
- a CDS encoding dihydrodipicolinate synthase family protein: protein MTTTTPLGSDARAWAAENLRGFYMCPVTPLTDAFELDEEGLRQNIDAFVEMGCTGLVVGGFFAEGWNMTLAEWQRYHEVVADATAGRLPLFTIILDHSAYQAIEKMRFVESLGFTGAEIMNPSVQLKTDDDVVDYFDFVAPATGLALVLYRTPVSGFVYSHDAVARIAEHSNVVGIKNGTLSWTDSIALRRRFGDHLVISEPNERYWAHDAALFGGRVLYGELSLILYGKRRQELHHYTDLAFAGELAGALPVSAKVDAIRQVYEEVLIGRIAATGSYVAAMPYLKAWFELLGLRAGPVRPPVKARLSAPEREVLQEKLTTAEAI, encoded by the coding sequence ATGACCACCACGACACCGCTGGGATCCGACGCCAGGGCGTGGGCCGCCGAGAACCTTCGAGGCTTCTATATGTGTCCTGTCACGCCCCTCACCGACGCGTTCGAGCTGGACGAAGAGGGTCTGCGGCAGAATATCGACGCGTTTGTGGAGATGGGGTGCACCGGCCTTGTCGTCGGCGGGTTTTTCGCCGAGGGATGGAACATGACACTGGCCGAATGGCAGCGTTACCACGAGGTAGTCGCCGATGCCACCGCCGGCCGCCTGCCCTTGTTCACGATCATTCTGGACCATTCGGCGTACCAGGCGATCGAAAAAATGCGGTTCGTGGAGTCCCTGGGCTTCACCGGCGCCGAGATCATGAACCCATCGGTGCAGCTCAAGACCGACGACGACGTGGTCGACTACTTCGACTTCGTGGCGCCCGCCACCGGGCTGGCGCTTGTGCTCTACCGGACGCCGGTATCCGGTTTCGTGTATAGCCACGACGCAGTCGCTCGGATCGCCGAGCACTCCAACGTCGTTGGGATCAAGAATGGCACTTTGAGTTGGACCGACAGCATCGCATTGCGCCGCCGCTTCGGGGACCATCTTGTGATCAGCGAGCCGAATGAGCGCTATTGGGCGCATGATGCTGCGCTCTTCGGGGGTCGGGTGCTTTACGGGGAGCTCTCCCTGATCCTCTACGGGAAACGGCGGCAGGAACTGCACCACTACACCGACCTTGCGTTTGCTGGTGAACTCGCGGGGGCGCTACCTGTGTCGGCGAAGGTGGACGCAATTCGCCAGGTGTACGAAGAGGTGCTCATCGGCCGCATCGCAGCAACGGGTTCCTACGTCGCGGCCATGCCCTATCTGAAGGCGTGGTTCGAACTGTTGGGGCTGCGTGCCGGCCCGGTGCGACCGCCCGTCAAGGCCCGGCTGTCTGCTCCGGAGCGGGAAGTCCTGCAGGAGAAACTGACGACCGCCGAGGCCATTTGA
- a CDS encoding IclR family transcriptional regulator: MAGNTSTPGTTVTSRLLNILGAFDERHNSLTLSELARRAGLPIATTHRLAAELVAGSALQRRADGQYVVGRLVWNAGLLAPVEGQLRQVAEPFLYDVYAATLATVHLAVRDGDEVLYLERMMGRTSVPIVSTVGSRLPMHCTGVGKVLLAHAPEDVKDRVFATLTRITPYTIVSPTVLSSQMQRIHREGVASTSEEMSLGACSLAVPVIRQTDDAVVAAIAVVVPTLKRDRQRLLGALQVAARGIGRLL, from the coding sequence TTGGCAGGGAACACTTCGACGCCGGGAACCACTGTCACCTCGCGTTTGCTGAACATTCTCGGCGCCTTCGACGAGCGGCATAACAGCCTGACCCTGTCCGAGTTGGCCCGCCGGGCCGGACTGCCGATTGCCACCACACACCGCCTTGCGGCCGAGTTGGTCGCCGGCTCGGCATTGCAGCGCCGCGCCGACGGTCAGTACGTGGTGGGCAGGCTGGTCTGGAACGCGGGATTGCTGGCGCCGGTGGAAGGCCAATTGCGCCAGGTGGCTGAACCGTTCTTGTATGACGTATACGCGGCGACCCTTGCCACCGTGCACCTGGCCGTGCGCGATGGCGACGAGGTGCTGTACCTGGAACGGATGATGGGCCGGACATCTGTCCCGATTGTCAGCACCGTCGGCAGCAGGCTGCCGATGCACTGCACCGGCGTTGGCAAGGTGCTGCTGGCCCACGCGCCGGAGGACGTTAAAGACCGAGTGTTCGCCACCTTGACTCGCATCACGCCGTACACCATCGTGTCGCCGACCGTGCTGTCTTCGCAGATGCAGCGCATCCATCGTGAAGGAGTGGCCAGCACGAGCGAGGAGATGTCGCTGGGTGCATGTTCGCTGGCGGTGCCGGTCATCCGTCAGACCGACGACGCCGTAGTCGCCGCGATCGCCGTGGTGGTACCGACGCTGAAGCGCGATCGTCAGCGGCTTCTCGGCGCCCTGCAGGTCGCCGCGCGCGGCATTGGGCGACTGCTATGA